Genomic DNA from Solanum dulcamara chromosome 4, daSolDulc1.2, whole genome shotgun sequence:
CtttgacttttctttctttttccatttCTGTTGGCTTTTTCTAGTTCTAGCAATTTTAAGGAGCCAAAATTTAAAGTTTGTGATTTTAGATTTTGATCTTATTGAACTATTAGTAATTTTATACATATtcaaatgattttttaaaacaaataatacATGATTTTAATTAAAGCTACTAATTCCATCAAAACTATAACCGACGGTACTCAAGCCCTTGCCCCTTCTCTTAATTTGGCAAAACTGCACTTTTAACCGTTGTGTTACAGGGCTAGTGCATGTTAGTCCTACTGTCACTTGTTGCGCACAAATCGTGTTTGGATTTTGGGACACTGTTGCGATGAGCCTGGTTTACAAGGGGAAAACAAAAGCTTAAAGCATCGTGAAATTGTAAAATTAATCTTATTATTCTACGCCCAAGTACAAATGGacctaatttatttttgttccTTTTACTTTGTAATCTAAAATTTCGTTTGTCAACAAGGGCAGAGGCACGGTAGAAATTATGGATTCGGCGAACTCACTAATTTTAGTTTAGACTTTGTATATGTGTtacaaagtttatcaaataGTGCAAATATTAAATACTAActtgggggtggggtgggggtgggggtttCAAATATTGTGTCACTACTGAAACAAATCATTATTTTTCCATTAGAATTTCTCACTAAAAACTGTTTAGTGGttattttcattaatattttgattgaattagtgagaaaaaaaatagtgtgttttaatgaaaaaattaacAAGCTTTTCAGTATTTCAATGAAAATCTATTTTTCACCATTCATTTTCCTATTGAGTTGGTTAGGTGGGAATGAGGTGGAAAATAAATTGTCTTTCAACACAAATTTTTCATTGATTAATGATTCATGATgagaaaaatctttgtttctagTAGTGGGTATACCAAGAACAGGGATGGGTCTCTATCTACGATATCATGAGAAAAAATAGTTATTGAGTCTAACTCTACTCCAAAAGTTAATTCATAAATCCCCAATATTCCACAACCGATGTGAgccaaattcaactctttcgaACCCAATAACTTAAATGATCAGTGAGTTCAACAATATCTAAAGCCCATAAACTTAAATCTAGAATTCGCTTATGTTTATCTgcataatattttatttgaacaATAGTGATGTTTCTAGGAAAGTGATAACAATTGGCGTGTGTTTCAATAAATATTTGGTGATGGTTCATGTAGGAAACTCACACGTTTGATAGCTCaacttaaaactcaaaaaaacaaaatacttaggttttttttttgatgGTTCACTCTtcatttcttcctctttttcttttttaatgcaTCTCTATTTTTTACAACGAGAGGACTGATATGGTTATCATTATGCCAAAGGCACTAATTTTCGACCCGAAGAAAACAGAATAAAAAAGGGGGAAATCAAACACTAGTTTGTAATAGAAACCAAAACGAAAATGGAGAAACTTGATGATGAAGGATCGATCAAAGATAcaaatttgaaagagaaataaCATAACAACAATAAAGCATTTATTTTGCAATAAAAACTGAAGAACGCGAAAGCAGATGCATTAGATAATCACGATAGTGTTATATGTAACTGTATGTTGGTGATTGTACTCTACCATAAGTCCAGCATAGCCTGTCTTGATCGTGCCGCAATCTGAGCTTCAATTTGAGCTGCTATAAGCCGGTCATGATCATCATTCACTGAATTTATCATTTCCACCGCTGCATTCGCATTGGAATTCAGACTTGTATTttgatttggatttgaattcGGAATTGGACGCTGCTGTTTGGGAAAAACACCGACTTCGAGACTAGTTATCGCACATTGCAAATGTGACCCGAAATCACAAGCAGCGCAATAGTACAACCAATCGTCCTTGTTCATTATCACGTTGCACATATCACAAACGTATTCCATATTCTTATCTTCATAAGGAGAACCGAAGTGGAGCCCCAATTGATGCGGGTGGTTATCAACAAGTATCGAGTTAGGACAGGACGCACATTGCAAGTGGATATCAAATTCACAACAAGCACAGCTAAAGCAAAATCCATTGCCAGCAGAGCCACAAGCCTTGCAAGTATAGGAACGGCTCGAGTACGACGGAATTTGGTGAAGAGTCAAGGGGTGAGATGAATGAGACGTGTGATTGAGAAAACGCGGAGCGTTGAAGCAGTTTTCGTGGAGGAAATATTGGCAGGTGTTGCAGCCGTAGAAAGGCTTGTTACTATTGTTTGGTTGCTCACAAGCATTGCAAGTGAGTAGTTCTGTTTCCGTATCAGTTGGATTGACAATTAGTTTCAAGATGTGGGGATGGCTGAAatgttgcttattattattacctTGAGGTGCCGCATTTGTACCCCGGTTCTGTCTTCCCATTGTTTCTTTTTTCCTGGTAATTTTGTTGTGCAATAtaatggatatatatatatatatattggagaGCTAGCTAGCTGCAAGTGATGATTTACATTTATAGATAGTATTTTAATTCAACTATACCATACAATAATAACTTGGCGATGTTGTTTCCTCTGCACGACTttgcttccatattttcattttcttttactAAGTCGTCGTCTTCGACATTAACAATTTGGCCAGTTGTTATACAAAagtatatttatcatattgacTGACTAGCTGTAATCCATTGCCATTGGCCGCAAAGTATAACTAAAATGGCACCGAGCATCTTCATGTTTTGACTTTGACTAAAATGGCGCCAAGCATATTACGTTGTATTAATTCACTAGTCAACTGTGTTGAGGTTCATCGGTAGACTTTTTGCTCTTACAAGTTGGcgtttcatcaatcattttcgTACGTAGTGCTGGTCGAGTACTAGTTCATTTAGAGCTTGTTGACATTAGAGTTGGATTATTGAAGCGAATAATCATGTCTTGTTTAATTCTCATCCTTCGATCAATCGGTTACTTCTCAAGTGGATGTTACATATACTTTTTTCATTAATACAAACCTTGAATTCGTGAGATGGAGAAACATGTCCATCAACCATAAAAGACATTCGAGCTCGATAAAACATAGTAAATAATATGACATGCAAATTAAGCATTTATTTTGCAGTAAATTTCTGAATAATTTAATGTCAAAGCTGATGCATATTTATCACTCATTAGATGATGATGACAATACATAGTTCAGTAGAAAATGTATGTTCGTGCTGCCATCCGACTAGCAAGGCCACATTGTTAATTTCCTTCGACGACTTtgcatatatgtttttttttactttattaagTCGTCCAGAGCAAACAATTTGGTCAATTgctattcaaaatatatttaaaaatctgTAAGCATGTTGACTGACTTAGCGCTGTTATCCATTGGCTAATAAAATAATGACGAGCATCTTCGTATAATTTGGCATACACTAAAATGTTGCCTTCTTGTTTGTTTTTCTCAATTTAATTTCCTTATTCATTTTCTCCGCTCGGTTATAATCTCTCTTTGATTAATAAGGACAGTGATGGA
This window encodes:
- the LOC129886899 gene encoding protein VACUOLELESS GAMETOPHYTES-like, translating into MGRQNRGTNAAPQGNNNKQHFSHPHILKLIVNPTDTETELLTCNACEQPNNSNKPFYGCNTCQYFLHENCFNAPRFLNHTSHSSHPLTLHQIPSYSSRSYTCKACGSAGNGFCFSCACCEFDIHLQCASCPNSILVDNHPHQLGLHFGSPYEDKNMEYVCDMCNVIMNKDDWLYYCAACDFGSHLQCAITSLEVGVFPKQQRPIPNSNPNQNTSLNSNANAAVEMINSVNDDHDRLIAAQIEAQIAARSRQAMLDLW